The DNA region CGCGATGGCGCTACGAGCGGCGGAAGAGCGTGTCGCGCAGGAACGAGCCGCTGAAGAACGCACGGCGCCGGTGCGCGACGGGCCGGGAGAGCGAGTTGGCGAGCCGTCCGACCATGTCGTCGCTGGTCACGTCTCTGGCCATGCGCGGGATGAGGGAGGCGCCGAACTCGGCGACCCGCTCGTCGTGGGTGTCGTACTGGGCGCGGGCCTGGACCGTGTCGGAGGAGAGCACCCGCTTGATCAGCGAGGTGTCGAACACCGGGAGCAGCGCCCGCAATTGGTCCGCGTCGAGGCTGGTGCCGTGGTCGAACCACTCGTGGCAGAGCTCGTGCAGGATCACGTGCTGGGTCTGGTACGCGGTGGGGCGGCGCCGGTAGAGCACGTAACTGGTCGTGCCGGACTTCAGCCGCAGACCGCAGGCCGCGTTGACGCGGGCCAGGCGTTCGGGCAGCTCCTGGAGGACGATGGTCCGGCCGCGGGCCGCCTCCATGTTGGCCACCAGGCCGTCGATGGTGAAGGGGGCCGGTATGGGCAGGTCGGCCAGTCCAGCTTCACACTCTTTGCGCAGTTCGCGCAGGGACATGGGGGCCTCTTGGTCGTCGTCACGCGTGTGTGACATGCGCTCGACGATTTTAGCCAATGCCGATCGCACACACGAAAGACGCGTCCGCCGGTGCCCGGGTTCCCCGCCCTACGCCAGGTCGTCCGCCGCGCCGTCGGGCTGCTGCT from Streptomyces fradiae includes:
- a CDS encoding toxin codes for the protein MSLRELRKECEAGLADLPIPAPFTIDGLVANMEAARGRTIVLQELPERLARVNAACGLRLKSGTTSYVLYRRRPTAYQTQHVILHELCHEWFDHGTSLDADQLRALLPVFDTSLIKRVLSSDTVQARAQYDTHDERVAEFGASLIPRMARDVTSDDMVGRLANSLSRPVAHRRRAFFSGSFLRDTLFRRS